In one Bacillus thuringiensis genomic region, the following are encoded:
- the gmk gene encoding guanylate kinase: MRSRRGLLIVLSGPSGVGKGTVRKELFSHEDTRFQYSISVTTRKPREGEVDGVDYFFKEREEFEEMIRNEKLLEWAEFVGNYYGTPIDYVEKTLQEGKDVFLEIEVQGAIQVKKAFPEGVFIFLAPPSLSELKSRIVGRGTETEDVIENRLTVAKEEIEMMDAYDYVVENDQVELACDRIKAIVVGEHCRRERVAKYYKEMTEGL, from the coding sequence ATGAGAAGTAGAAGAGGATTGCTCATCGTTCTTTCAGGGCCTTCTGGGGTTGGAAAAGGGACGGTTCGTAAAGAGCTGTTTAGCCATGAGGATACACGTTTTCAGTACTCTATTTCAGTAACGACACGTAAGCCGCGTGAAGGTGAAGTAGATGGTGTGGATTATTTCTTTAAAGAAAGAGAAGAATTCGAGGAAATGATTCGTAATGAAAAATTACTTGAGTGGGCTGAGTTCGTAGGTAATTATTACGGAACACCGATTGACTATGTTGAAAAAACATTACAAGAAGGAAAAGATGTATTCTTAGAAATTGAAGTGCAAGGAGCAATTCAAGTTAAGAAAGCTTTCCCAGAAGGTGTATTTATTTTCTTAGCACCTCCAAGTTTATCTGAACTAAAGAGCCGTATTGTCGGACGTGGTACAGAGACTGAAGATGTTATTGAAAATCGTTTAACTGTAGCGAAAGAAGAAATCGAGATGATGGACGCTTACGACTATGTAGTAGAAAACGATCAAGTTGAATTAGCTTGTGATAGAATTAAAGCCATTGTGGTTGGCGAACATTGCCGCCGCGAAAGGGTAGCAAAATATTATAAAGAAATGACGGAGGGTCTATAA
- a CDS encoding YicC/YloC family endoribonuclease codes for MISSMTGFGRSKVESDTFQITVEMKSVNHRFLEMSIRLPKQMMVFEDKIRKIIAQQVRRGRIEVSISIAGEGLVERKLSVNWSLLEQYQSMMEDIKGKFQLQDSITLQQLMAMPEVTAIEEIENVNEHFENSLYEAVRQAAHMLKTMRDGEGERLHKDIAYRLQEISNCVNAIIPHAPIVTQKYRERLENRLKELHNQDLDEQRLLTEVAIFAERCDIHEELVRLQSHLEQFRETLQIEEPVGRKMDFIVQEMHREINTIGSKANDLTISKYVVEMKNNLEKIREQVQNIE; via the coding sequence ATGATTTCTAGTATGACAGGGTTTGGAAGATCGAAAGTAGAAAGTGATACTTTTCAAATTACAGTAGAAATGAAATCGGTGAACCACCGTTTTTTAGAGATGAGTATTCGACTTCCTAAGCAAATGATGGTATTTGAGGACAAAATTCGTAAAATAATTGCACAGCAAGTTCGACGTGGACGCATTGAAGTGTCTATTAGTATAGCGGGTGAAGGACTTGTTGAAAGAAAATTAAGTGTGAATTGGTCACTTCTTGAGCAGTACCAATCGATGATGGAAGATATAAAAGGGAAATTTCAATTACAAGATTCTATTACACTTCAGCAATTAATGGCAATGCCAGAAGTAACAGCAATTGAAGAAATAGAAAATGTAAATGAACATTTTGAGAACAGTTTATATGAGGCTGTTCGTCAAGCTGCTCATATGTTGAAAACGATGAGAGATGGCGAAGGAGAACGATTACATAAAGATATAGCGTATCGTTTACAAGAGATTAGCAATTGTGTAAATGCAATTATTCCACATGCACCAATTGTTACACAAAAATATCGTGAACGATTAGAAAATCGCTTAAAAGAATTACATAATCAAGATCTAGATGAACAAAGATTGCTAACAGAAGTCGCAATCTTTGCAGAGCGTTGTGATATTCATGAAGAGTTAGTTCGTTTGCAAAGTCATTTAGAGCAATTTCGTGAAACACTGCAGATTGAAGAGCCTGTTGGAAGGAAAATGGATTTCATCGTGCAAGAGATGCATAGAGAAATTAATACGATTGGTTCTAAGGCAAATGACTTAACAATTTCAAAATATGTTGTAGAAATGAAAAATAACCTTGAAAAAATTCGTGAACAAGTACAAAATATTGAGTAG
- the remA gene encoding extracellular matrix/biofilm regulator RemA → MAMRFLNIGYGNIVSAHRIIAIVSPESAPIKRTVQEAREHNALLDATYGRKTRAVIVMDDGHVVLSPIQPETIAHRLNNKEDLSEEG, encoded by the coding sequence ATGGCCATGCGGTTTTTAAATATTGGATACGGAAATATTGTATCTGCTCATCGAATTATTGCTATTGTAAGTCCGGAGTCAGCTCCTATTAAACGAACAGTACAGGAAGCACGCGAACATAATGCTTTGCTTGATGCTACGTATGGGAGAAAAACAAGGGCGGTTATTGTTATGGATGATGGGCATGTTGTATTAAGTCCAATTCAACCAGAGACGATTGCACATCGTTTGAATAATAAAGAAGATTTAAGTGAGGAAGGGTAG
- the rpoZ gene encoding DNA-directed RNA polymerase subunit omega, whose translation MLNPSIDSLLQKIDSKYTLVTVAAKRAREMQLANNCVVEKPVSHKCVGKALEEIDAEALSYVPSEDKVAE comes from the coding sequence ATGTTAAATCCATCAATTGACTCATTACTACAAAAAATCGATTCTAAGTACACATTAGTAACAGTAGCTGCAAAACGCGCACGTGAAATGCAACTTGCTAATAACTGTGTTGTAGAAAAACCTGTTTCTCATAAATGTGTAGGTAAAGCATTAGAAGAAATCGATGCAGAAGCATTAAGCTACGTACCAAGTGAAGATAAAGTAGCTGAATAA